From one Tachysurus vachellii isolate PV-2020 chromosome 23, HZAU_Pvac_v1, whole genome shotgun sequence genomic stretch:
- the ppip5k1a gene encoding inositol hexakisphosphate and diphosphoinositol-pentakisphosphate kinase 2 isoform X3: protein MSKPSSPGESQRGAPKFFVGCDEDESEGLDSYGSMRTDMELYEDDLEADSPPERQIVVGICCMMKKSKSKPMTQILERLCKFEYITVVIFPEDVILNEPVEKWPLCDCLISFHSKGFPLDKAVCYAKLRNPLLINDLNMQYYIQDRREVYRILQEEGIDLPRYAVLNRDPDKPDECNLVEGEDHVEVNGEIFPKPFVEKPVSAEDHNVYIYYPTSAGGGSQRLFRKIGSRSSVYSPESSVRKTGSYIYEEFMPTDGTDVKVYTVGPDYAHAEARKSPALDGKVERDSEGKEVRYPVMLTAMEKLVARKVCLAFKQTVCGFDLLRANGHSYVCDVNGFSFVKNSMKYYDDCAKILGNIVMRELAPQFHIPWSIPTEAEDIPIVPTTSGTMMELRCVIAVIRHGDRTPKQKMKMEVRNPMFFELFEKYGGYKTGKLKLKKPKQLQEVLDISRLLLSDLGQHSDCEIEEKKSKLEQLKTVLEMYGHFSGINRKVQLTYLPHGQPKTSSEEEADTRNEGPSLLLVLKWGGELTPAGRVQAEELGRAFRCMYPGGQGDYAGFPGCGLLRLHSTYRHDLKIYASDEGRVQMTAAAFAKGLLALEGELTPILVQMVKSANMNGLLDNDLDSLSGCQQRVKARLHEIMQKDEDFTEEDFDKLVPTGSPSMVNSMKSVENPVTTCNKVYSLIQSLISQIQKKLEDPKSADLQLYHSETLEMMLQRWSKLERDFFMKSGRYDISKIPDIYDCVKYDVQHNSSLGLQDTVELFSLSRALADLVIPQEYGINKLEKLEIAYGYCLPLIKKIQLDLQRTHEDESVNKLHPLYSRGVLSPGRRVRTRLYFTSESHVHSLLSIFRYGGLLDEDNDQQWKRAMDYLSAVPELNYMTQIVIMLYEDNNKDPTSEERFHVELHFSPGVKVCEEENTPMGFGFRPASSENDQKQTDPGSLENLVRDEPDRALPLSESVGTQRRSPLIQNRKTSSMEVLSESSSCKAANYRLFPSCSRQSPEMKQSGLGSQCAGLFSTTVLGGSSSAPNLQDYARTHRKKISSGSLTYKDGFEGCSMVPSIYPLETLHNSLSLKQVDGFLTAVCENAGDSHTRTTRALSAMFDSQNQPSVDTYIPQRVLSSSASLRQRSERPPWYSSGPSSTVSSAGPSSPNTADTSPRFSFSEKAALTPQSSEEIHSSSHVASQPAPPHSCLPESPPSDPRSVDDPQPQSPDRPSDLIMDSTAYSDSPLPECEQVAEAYSITEAKTDPSPLCSPQVDLSLAMESFSTLPESVTMSVPGSLPVLLELRESSSEAGSSTQTPLSPDEPEEFFNTQETVEVDVWRNGTQSLSHPGTPLEVGAPHASES, encoded by the exons ATGTCAAAGCCCAGCAGCCCGGGCGAGAGCCAACGTGGCGCTCCCAAATTCTTTGTGGGCTGCGACGAGGATGAGAGCGAGGGCTTGGACAGCTACGGCAGCATGAGGACTGACATGGAGCTGTACGAAGACGACCTGGAGGCAGACTCG CCTCCAGAGCGTCAGATTGTGGTGGGGATCTGCTGCATGATGAAGAAGTCCAAGTCTAAGCCCATGACGCAGATACTAGAGCGTCTGTGCAAGTTTGAGTACATCACTGTGGTCATCTTTCCTGAGGACGTCATACTCAACGAGCCAGTGGAGAAATGGCCCCTCTGCGACTGCCTCATCTCCTTTCACTCAAAAG GTTTCCCCTTGGATAAGGCTGTGTGTTACGCCAAACTCCGTAATCCTCTGCTGATCAATGACCTTAATATGCAGTACTACATACAGGACAG GAGGGAGGTGTATCGCATCCTACAGGAAGAGGGAATTGACCTACCACGCTATGCTGTTCTGAACAGAGACCCGGACAAACCCGATG agTGTAACCTGGTTGAAGGGGAGGACCACGTGGAGGTGAACGGCGAGATCTTCCCCAAACCCTTTGTAGAGAAGCCAGTCTCAGCAGAAGATCACAATGTGTATATCTATTATCCGACCTCAGCTGGTGGAGGCAGCCAGCGCCTCTTCAGGAAG ATTGGGAGCCGGAGCAGTGTCTATTCCCCTGAGAGCAGCGTCAGAAAGACCGGCTCCTACATCTATGAAGAATTCATGCCTACAGATGGAACGGATGTGAAG GTGTATACAGTAGGGCCTGATTATGCTCATGCTGAGGCTCGCAAGTCTCCTGCCCTGGATGGCAAAGTTGAACGAGACAGTGAAGGAAAAGAAGTACGCTATCCTGTTATGCTCACTGCTATGGAAAAACTAGTGGCTCGCAAAGTGTGTCTGGCTTTCAAG CAAACAGTGTGTGGGTTTGACCTGCTCCGGGCCAACGGACACTCGTACGTGTGTGACGTCAACGGCTTCAGCTTTGTGAAGAATTCTATGAAATATTACGATGATTGTGCCAAGATACTTGG GAACATTGTGATGAGGGAGCTGGCTCCTCAGTTCCATATTCCCTGGTCTATTCCCACTGAGGCAGAGGACATTCCCATAGTCCCAACCACATCCGGCACCAT GATGGAGCTGCGTTGCGTGATCGCGGTGATCCGCCATGGAGACCGAACACCAAAACAGAAGATGAAAATGGAAGTCAGAAATCCCAT GTTTTTTGAGCTGTTTGAAAAGTATGGTGGTTACAAAACCGGCAAGCTGAAGCTTAAGAAACCCAAACAGCTGCAG GAAGTGCTGGACATCAGCAGGCTGTTGTTATCAGATCTGGGGCAACACAGTGACTGTGAGATCGAGGAGAAGAAGTCAAAACTGGAGCAGCTTAAGACTGTTCTGGAAAT GTATGGCCATTTCTCTGGGATAAACAGGAAAGTGCAGCTGACTTACCTTCCACATGGACAGCCTAAGACTTCCAGTGAGGAGGAAG CAGACACACGGAATGAAGGTCCGTCCTTGCTGCTGGTGTTAAAGTGGGGAGGTGAGTTAACTCCAGCGGGACGCGTACAGGCAGAGGAGCTGGGTCGAGCCTTCCGCTGCATGTACCCTGGGGGACAAG GGGATTATGCTGGCTTTCCTGGCTGCGGCCTACTTCGACTCCACAGCACCTACCGCCATGATCTGAAGATCTATGCCTCAGATGAAGGCAGGGTTCAGATGACTGCAGCTGCCTTTGCTAAG GGGTTGTTGGCGCTGGAAGGAGAGCTGACACCAATTTTGGTACAGATGGTGAAGAGTGCTAACATGAACGGCCTGCTGGATAACGACCTAGACTCACTGAGCGGCTGTCAGCAACGTGTCAAAGCCAGGCTTCACGAGATCATGCAAAAAGACGAAGACTTCACTGAAGAAGATTTTGACAAG CTGGTTCCAACTGGAAGCCCCTCAATGGTGAATTCAATGAAATCTGTTGAAAATCCAGTGACAACATGCAACAAAGTCTACAGCCTCATCCAGAGCCTCATTTcccaaatacaaaaaaaactcgAAGATCCCAAATCTGCAG ATCTGCAGTTGTACCACAGCGAGACTTTGGAGATGATGCTGCAGCGCTGGTCTAAACTGGAGAGGGACTTCTTCATGAAGAGTGGACGTTACGACATCAGCAAGATCCCAGATATCTATGACTGTGTGAAGTATGATGTTCAGCACAACAGTTCCCTGGGCCTTCAGGATACCGTGGAACTGTTCAGCCTGTCACGAGCGCTGGCAGATCTTGTGATACCACAG GAATATGGCATTAACAAGTTAGAGAAGTTGGAGATAGCATATGGCTACTGTCTGCCTCTGATCAAGAAGATCCAGCTGGACCTTCAGAGGACTCACGAGGACGAGTCTGTCAACAAGCTCCATCCGCT GTATTCCCGTGGTGTGTTGTCACCAGGCAGGCGTGTACGAACACGACTGTATTTCACCAGCGAGAGTCACGTCCATTCTCTGCTTAGCATTTTCCGCTACGGAGGCCTTCTGGAT GAAGACAATGACCAGCAGTGGAAAAGGGCCATGGACTATCTAAGTGCTGTGCCTGAGCTCAACTATATGACCCAGATTGTTATCATGCTGTATGAGGACAACAACAAG GACCCTACCTCAGAAGAGCGCTTTCATGTTGAGCTGCATTTCAGCCCTGGGGTTAAAGTGTGTGAAGAGGAGAACACACCGATGGGCTTTGGCTTCCGTCCTGCTTCTTCTGAG aaTGACCAGAAGCAGACAGATCCTGGAAGTTTAGAGAACCTTGTGCGGGATGAACCAGATCGAGCATTACCTCTGTCTGAATCTGTAGGCACTCAGCGTAGATCCCCACTGATTCAAAACCGCAAGACTAGCTCCATGGAG GTCCTCTCAGAGAGTTCATCCTGTAAAGCAGCTAACTATCGCCTTTTCCCCTCATGCTCACGCCAGTCTCCAGAGATGAAGCAGAGTGGATTAG GCTCTCAGTGTGCAGGCCTCTTCAGCACCACTGTTCTTGGGGGGTCTTCTAGTGCCCCCAATCTGCAGGATTATGCCCGCACACATCGCAAAAAAATCTCCTCTGGCAGTTTGACCTATAAAGATG GATTTGAAGGCTGCTCCATGGTGCCCTCTATCTACCCCCTGGAGACGCTGCACAACTCGCTCTCACTCAAACAGGTGGACGGGTTCCTGACGGCAGTGTGTGAGAACGCAGGAGATTCGCACACCAGAACCACTAGAG CTCTCTCAGCTATGTTTGACTCACAGAACCAGCCCTCGGTGGACACGTATATTCCTCAGAGGGTGCTGTCCTCCTCTGCATCTCTACGCCAACGCTCTGAGCGACCTCCCTGGT ACAGCAGCGGTCCTTCCAGCACTGTGTCCAGCGCAGGTCCCTCGTCCCCCAACACAGCAGACACTTCTCCTCGTTTCAGCTTCAGTGAGAAAGCAGCTCTTACACCGCAGAGCAGTGAGGAGATTCACTCGTCCTCCCATGTTGCCAGCCAGCCTGCTCCTCCGCACTCCTGTCTTCCTGAAAGCCCTCCTTCTGACCCACGCTCTGTCGATGACCCCCAACCCCAAAGTCCAGACAGACCTAGTGACCTCATCATGGACAGCACAGCATATTCAGACTCCCCACTTCCAGAGTGCGAACAGGTTGCTGAGGCTTATAGTATCACTGAAGCCAAAACAGACCCCAGTCCTCTCTGTTCTCCTCAAGTTGACCTCAGCCTGGCCATGGAGTCCTTCTCTACCCTGCCTGAATCTGTGACCATGTCTGTCCCAGGTTCTTTGCCCGTGCTCTTGGAGCTGCGTGAGAGCAGTTCAGAGGCTGGTTCCAGCACCCAAACTCCCCTGAGCCCTGACGAGCCTGAAGAATTCTTCAACACCCAGGAGACAGTGGAG GTGGATGTGTGGAGGAACGGCACACAGAGTCTCTCTCACCCCGGCACTCCGTTAGAGGTCGGCGCTCCACATGCCTCTGAGTCCTGA
- the ppip5k1a gene encoding inositol hexakisphosphate and diphosphoinositol-pentakisphosphate kinase 2 isoform X4, translated as MSKPSSPGESQRGAPKFFVGCDEDESEGLDSYGSMRTDMELYEDDLEADSPPERQIVVGICCMMKKSKSKPMTQILERLCKFEYITVVIFPEDVILNEPVEKWPLCDCLISFHSKGFPLDKAVCYAKLRNPLLINDLNMQYYIQDRREVYRILQEEGIDLPRYAVLNRDPDKPDECNLVEGEDHVEVNGEIFPKPFVEKPVSAEDHNVYIYYPTSAGGGSQRLFRKIGSRSSVYSPESSVRKTGSYIYEEFMPTDGTDVKVYTVGPDYAHAEARKSPALDGKVERDSEGKEVRYPVMLTAMEKLVARKVCLAFKQTVCGFDLLRANGHSYVCDVNGFSFVKNSMKYYDDCAKILGNIVMRELAPQFHIPWSIPTEAEDIPIVPTTSGTMMELRCVIAVIRHGDRTPKQKMKMEVRNPMFFELFEKYGGYKTGKLKLKKPKQLQEVLDISRLLLSDLGQHSDCEIEEKKSKLEQLKTVLEMYGHFSGINRKVQLTYLPHGQPKTSSEEEDTRNEGPSLLLVLKWGGELTPAGRVQAEELGRAFRCMYPGGQGDYAGFPGCGLLRLHSTYRHDLKIYASDEGRVQMTAAAFAKGLLALEGELTPILVQMVKSANMNGLLDNDLDSLSGCQQRVKARLHEIMQKDEDFTEEDFDKLVPTGSPSMVNSMKSVENPVTTCNKVYSLIQSLISQIQKKLEDPKSADLQLYHSETLEMMLQRWSKLERDFFMKSGRYDISKIPDIYDCVKYDVQHNSSLGLQDTVELFSLSRALADLVIPQEYGINKLEKLEIAYGYCLPLIKKIQLDLQRTHEDESVNKLHPLYSRGVLSPGRRVRTRLYFTSESHVHSLLSIFRYGGLLDEDNDQQWKRAMDYLSAVPELNYMTQIVIMLYEDNNKDPTSEERFHVELHFSPGVKVCEEENTPMGFGFRPASSENDQKQTDPGSLENLVRDEPDRALPLSESVGTQRRSPLIQNRKTSSMEVLSESSSCKAANYRLFPSCSRQSPEMKQSGLGSQCAGLFSTTVLGGSSSAPNLQDYARTHRKKISSGSLTYKDGFEGCSMVPSIYPLETLHNSLSLKQVDGFLTAVCENAGDSHTRTTRALSAMFDSQNQPSVDTYIPQRVLSSSASLRQRSERPPWYSSGPSSTVSSAGPSSPNTADTSPRFSFSEKAALTPQSSEEIHSSSHVASQPAPPHSCLPESPPSDPRSVDDPQPQSPDRPSDLIMDSTAYSDSPLPECEQVAEAYSITEAKTDPSPLCSPQVDLSLAMESFSTLPESVTMSVPGSLPVLLELRESSSEAGSSTQTPLSPDEPEEFFNTQETVEVDVWRNGTQSLSHPGTPLEVGAPHASES; from the exons ATGTCAAAGCCCAGCAGCCCGGGCGAGAGCCAACGTGGCGCTCCCAAATTCTTTGTGGGCTGCGACGAGGATGAGAGCGAGGGCTTGGACAGCTACGGCAGCATGAGGACTGACATGGAGCTGTACGAAGACGACCTGGAGGCAGACTCG CCTCCAGAGCGTCAGATTGTGGTGGGGATCTGCTGCATGATGAAGAAGTCCAAGTCTAAGCCCATGACGCAGATACTAGAGCGTCTGTGCAAGTTTGAGTACATCACTGTGGTCATCTTTCCTGAGGACGTCATACTCAACGAGCCAGTGGAGAAATGGCCCCTCTGCGACTGCCTCATCTCCTTTCACTCAAAAG GTTTCCCCTTGGATAAGGCTGTGTGTTACGCCAAACTCCGTAATCCTCTGCTGATCAATGACCTTAATATGCAGTACTACATACAGGACAG GAGGGAGGTGTATCGCATCCTACAGGAAGAGGGAATTGACCTACCACGCTATGCTGTTCTGAACAGAGACCCGGACAAACCCGATG agTGTAACCTGGTTGAAGGGGAGGACCACGTGGAGGTGAACGGCGAGATCTTCCCCAAACCCTTTGTAGAGAAGCCAGTCTCAGCAGAAGATCACAATGTGTATATCTATTATCCGACCTCAGCTGGTGGAGGCAGCCAGCGCCTCTTCAGGAAG ATTGGGAGCCGGAGCAGTGTCTATTCCCCTGAGAGCAGCGTCAGAAAGACCGGCTCCTACATCTATGAAGAATTCATGCCTACAGATGGAACGGATGTGAAG GTGTATACAGTAGGGCCTGATTATGCTCATGCTGAGGCTCGCAAGTCTCCTGCCCTGGATGGCAAAGTTGAACGAGACAGTGAAGGAAAAGAAGTACGCTATCCTGTTATGCTCACTGCTATGGAAAAACTAGTGGCTCGCAAAGTGTGTCTGGCTTTCAAG CAAACAGTGTGTGGGTTTGACCTGCTCCGGGCCAACGGACACTCGTACGTGTGTGACGTCAACGGCTTCAGCTTTGTGAAGAATTCTATGAAATATTACGATGATTGTGCCAAGATACTTGG GAACATTGTGATGAGGGAGCTGGCTCCTCAGTTCCATATTCCCTGGTCTATTCCCACTGAGGCAGAGGACATTCCCATAGTCCCAACCACATCCGGCACCAT GATGGAGCTGCGTTGCGTGATCGCGGTGATCCGCCATGGAGACCGAACACCAAAACAGAAGATGAAAATGGAAGTCAGAAATCCCAT GTTTTTTGAGCTGTTTGAAAAGTATGGTGGTTACAAAACCGGCAAGCTGAAGCTTAAGAAACCCAAACAGCTGCAG GAAGTGCTGGACATCAGCAGGCTGTTGTTATCAGATCTGGGGCAACACAGTGACTGTGAGATCGAGGAGAAGAAGTCAAAACTGGAGCAGCTTAAGACTGTTCTGGAAAT GTATGGCCATTTCTCTGGGATAAACAGGAAAGTGCAGCTGACTTACCTTCCACATGGACAGCCTAAGACTTCCAGTGAGGAGGAAG ACACACGGAATGAAGGTCCGTCCTTGCTGCTGGTGTTAAAGTGGGGAGGTGAGTTAACTCCAGCGGGACGCGTACAGGCAGAGGAGCTGGGTCGAGCCTTCCGCTGCATGTACCCTGGGGGACAAG GGGATTATGCTGGCTTTCCTGGCTGCGGCCTACTTCGACTCCACAGCACCTACCGCCATGATCTGAAGATCTATGCCTCAGATGAAGGCAGGGTTCAGATGACTGCAGCTGCCTTTGCTAAG GGGTTGTTGGCGCTGGAAGGAGAGCTGACACCAATTTTGGTACAGATGGTGAAGAGTGCTAACATGAACGGCCTGCTGGATAACGACCTAGACTCACTGAGCGGCTGTCAGCAACGTGTCAAAGCCAGGCTTCACGAGATCATGCAAAAAGACGAAGACTTCACTGAAGAAGATTTTGACAAG CTGGTTCCAACTGGAAGCCCCTCAATGGTGAATTCAATGAAATCTGTTGAAAATCCAGTGACAACATGCAACAAAGTCTACAGCCTCATCCAGAGCCTCATTTcccaaatacaaaaaaaactcgAAGATCCCAAATCTGCAG ATCTGCAGTTGTACCACAGCGAGACTTTGGAGATGATGCTGCAGCGCTGGTCTAAACTGGAGAGGGACTTCTTCATGAAGAGTGGACGTTACGACATCAGCAAGATCCCAGATATCTATGACTGTGTGAAGTATGATGTTCAGCACAACAGTTCCCTGGGCCTTCAGGATACCGTGGAACTGTTCAGCCTGTCACGAGCGCTGGCAGATCTTGTGATACCACAG GAATATGGCATTAACAAGTTAGAGAAGTTGGAGATAGCATATGGCTACTGTCTGCCTCTGATCAAGAAGATCCAGCTGGACCTTCAGAGGACTCACGAGGACGAGTCTGTCAACAAGCTCCATCCGCT GTATTCCCGTGGTGTGTTGTCACCAGGCAGGCGTGTACGAACACGACTGTATTTCACCAGCGAGAGTCACGTCCATTCTCTGCTTAGCATTTTCCGCTACGGAGGCCTTCTGGAT GAAGACAATGACCAGCAGTGGAAAAGGGCCATGGACTATCTAAGTGCTGTGCCTGAGCTCAACTATATGACCCAGATTGTTATCATGCTGTATGAGGACAACAACAAG GACCCTACCTCAGAAGAGCGCTTTCATGTTGAGCTGCATTTCAGCCCTGGGGTTAAAGTGTGTGAAGAGGAGAACACACCGATGGGCTTTGGCTTCCGTCCTGCTTCTTCTGAG aaTGACCAGAAGCAGACAGATCCTGGAAGTTTAGAGAACCTTGTGCGGGATGAACCAGATCGAGCATTACCTCTGTCTGAATCTGTAGGCACTCAGCGTAGATCCCCACTGATTCAAAACCGCAAGACTAGCTCCATGGAG GTCCTCTCAGAGAGTTCATCCTGTAAAGCAGCTAACTATCGCCTTTTCCCCTCATGCTCACGCCAGTCTCCAGAGATGAAGCAGAGTGGATTAG GCTCTCAGTGTGCAGGCCTCTTCAGCACCACTGTTCTTGGGGGGTCTTCTAGTGCCCCCAATCTGCAGGATTATGCCCGCACACATCGCAAAAAAATCTCCTCTGGCAGTTTGACCTATAAAGATG GATTTGAAGGCTGCTCCATGGTGCCCTCTATCTACCCCCTGGAGACGCTGCACAACTCGCTCTCACTCAAACAGGTGGACGGGTTCCTGACGGCAGTGTGTGAGAACGCAGGAGATTCGCACACCAGAACCACTAGAG CTCTCTCAGCTATGTTTGACTCACAGAACCAGCCCTCGGTGGACACGTATATTCCTCAGAGGGTGCTGTCCTCCTCTGCATCTCTACGCCAACGCTCTGAGCGACCTCCCTGGT ACAGCAGCGGTCCTTCCAGCACTGTGTCCAGCGCAGGTCCCTCGTCCCCCAACACAGCAGACACTTCTCCTCGTTTCAGCTTCAGTGAGAAAGCAGCTCTTACACCGCAGAGCAGTGAGGAGATTCACTCGTCCTCCCATGTTGCCAGCCAGCCTGCTCCTCCGCACTCCTGTCTTCCTGAAAGCCCTCCTTCTGACCCACGCTCTGTCGATGACCCCCAACCCCAAAGTCCAGACAGACCTAGTGACCTCATCATGGACAGCACAGCATATTCAGACTCCCCACTTCCAGAGTGCGAACAGGTTGCTGAGGCTTATAGTATCACTGAAGCCAAAACAGACCCCAGTCCTCTCTGTTCTCCTCAAGTTGACCTCAGCCTGGCCATGGAGTCCTTCTCTACCCTGCCTGAATCTGTGACCATGTCTGTCCCAGGTTCTTTGCCCGTGCTCTTGGAGCTGCGTGAGAGCAGTTCAGAGGCTGGTTCCAGCACCCAAACTCCCCTGAGCCCTGACGAGCCTGAAGAATTCTTCAACACCCAGGAGACAGTGGAG GTGGATGTGTGGAGGAACGGCACACAGAGTCTCTCTCACCCCGGCACTCCGTTAGAGGTCGGCGCTCCACATGCCTCTGAGTCCTGA